The following proteins come from a genomic window of Diprion similis isolate iyDipSimi1 chromosome 8, iyDipSimi1.1, whole genome shotgun sequence:
- the LOC124408440 gene encoding GRB10-interacting GYF protein 2 isoform X2: protein MTDSMKFGPEWLRNLSGDGCNTGGGGGGPSILTTPRYQLAEHRYGREEMLALFDRNYKAPEPLVSFPALYIIQAQQPLALTPMTEEEARSWNSGLTNNVGRGRGGSVDRGGRGRGGRGGIYPSHYSRGVIFDEPGDGPRTEPQPFPGRTRPFDRSQSERGWSERNGGPEPGDWNGSTSPRKELGRGGSGGSFMEGNWRRHRAGEDDDGWRVAPSSRGERWGRGSWRDGGGSERGDRLDRPEGVEGEEVKSGTRWEPRASHRSSHDLSHHPPTRTLRTWEPNHHDNHDNLPEWSYSCRATENPSESGGSFDASGAFHGGMYSDDDEDGIISAGGNRESRIRHMSEGNNLSNSKPPSKPLPINHGQTPQNSNRRANITASSTGIRERPKSLQPFEDKESPEEQDKRSVSPSKPLPTQSNTPLKGSPPVVNSLPRKVQSATNLDKVSDKNPVIQNTRNSNKIPGDMSLAEAVRADNTVNESSPADNNDKPVLHSGLKKSKSTLGMMSVTNVRQKSEDDLDRMKEEADALVAKLMADEETHKDQRSSVPPSANNPVPSIASSTQEKWFYRDPQGEVQGPFLASEMSEWFKAGYFNVNLLVRRACDERYSMLGDLIKMWGRVPFMPGPPVPPLKVTEPVGIPVPVAIPGALPKAGMEDPSVLYQYQQMCLLQNQLLFRHVRLAVINKLSQSEQWASMSPADQNQLILQHMLQQPEMAEISRMTVNPFVSTLTAQPANPIMQLFTQMQQAKTQTENHLPPTMHPTTPTHPGTIDPVQQLMQQMRGIQNLHGVQQPNMTPTPATTPEDNPIKSLLRQLSVNGHPQATQIESVWPHPPPQMAPPQFGNPNWQSQMGPIPAMPPGQLPNSLWDLHTKEMKTEQQILEEQKLKIQEEKKKEQLKKQEELKRQAEEESAKRKQDEETEKARLAEEAAKRTEEERKKKEEEKKRKEEEKRKQEEELKKKEEKKRKEEERKREEKRKQDEENNRKKQEEEKRKREEAKRQEEKQRKEEEKRKKLEEEQKREEEERIRKEEEARRKTEAEEQAKRAEQRRREAEALRKLQERSKAPWAQTPHAPAPSSHASLAEIQRLEREKKAEELRVQQLLQQQMAQQRAAEVAQDAATAEISKGLQLKWAEKAAPVSKPVVKSLAQIQQEEQERLAKQQERERQEKAAQKEPVVPLQSAGIWGTAAQSLNWTSATNANNQAWSNSTATTTGGFWDDPISAKTNPTPKHSAKQSATSKAPVNPVQPQQQQQQQQQQQQQQQQQQQQQQNNKPTKSKNKKEGELVKKLFEQNTAKPDDFTQWCNKALGGLQASVDIPTFVGFLRDIESAYEVKEYVRLYLGDNKQCSEFAKQFLEKRSKWRSAQRPHPQADDLCKPAPAVNPNATTTEFQEVKGKAKKPKKGKMYKVDSTILGFSVTAAPDRINVGDRDYGEGV from the exons ATGACggattcaatgaaatttggtCCAGAATG GTTGCGCAACTTGTCAGGAGACGGTTGCAATACcggcgggggagggggaggaccTAGTATCCTGACCACCCCTCGCTACCAGCTGGCCGAGCATAGATACGGTCGAGAAGAGATGCTAGCTCTGTTTGACCGAAATTATAAAGCACCCGAACCTCTTGTCTCTTTCCCTGCCCTCTACATTATACAAGCTCAACAACCTCTGGCACTCACACCAATGACAGAAGAAGAGGCG CGCTCCTGGAATAGTGGTTTAACAAACAATGTGGGCAGAGGAAGAGGGGGCAGCGTTGACCGAGGAGGACGAGGCAGAGGCGGGAGAGGTGGGATTTATCCATCTCACTACTCCCGAGGAGTCATTTTCGACGAGCCAGGCGATGGACCGAGAACTGAGCCACAACCTTTTCCG GGGAGAACTAGACCGTTCGACAGATCACAGAGTGAACGAGGTTGGTCGGAGAGAAATGGCGGACCCGAACCTGGAGACTGGAACGGTTCTACTAGTCCCAGAAAGGAATTGGGACGAGGTGGAAGCGGCGGGTCGTTCATGGAAGGGAACTGGCGACGGCATCGTGCTGGCGAAGACGACGATGGATGGAGAGTGGCTCCTAGTAGTCGTGGTGAAAGATGGG GTAGAGGCAGTTGGCGTGATGGCGGTGGTTCCGAGAGGGGCGATCGATTGGATCGACCTGAGGGTGTGGAGGGAGAAGAAGTGAAAAGTGGTACACGTTGGGAGCCCAGGGCTAGCCATAGGTCCTCTCACGACTTGTCTCATCATCCACCGACTCGAACTCTTCGAACTTGGGAGCCTAACCATCACGATAACCATGACAACCTACCTGAGTG GTCTTACTCTTGCAGGGCAACGGAGAATCCTAGCGAGAGTGGGGGCAGCTTCGACGCATCGGGAGCATTTCACGGAGGGATGTATTCAGATGATGACGAAGATGGGATAATTAGCGCGGGCGGTAATCGAGAATCTAGGATCCGCCACATGTCAGAAGGAAATAATTTAAGCAACTCTAAACCACCCTCGAAACCCTTGCCTATTAACCATGGACAAACTCCCCAAAATTCCAATCGTCGTGCTAACATAACTGCCAGTAGTACTGGGATTAGAGAGCGACCAAAATCCCTTCAACCCTTTGAGGACAAAGAGAGTCCCGAAGAGCAGGATAAACGTAGCGTATCACCCTCGAAACCACTGCCTACTCAAAGTAATACTCCGTTGAAAGGTTCACCACCTGTGGTTAACTCGTTACCAAGAAAAGTTCAAAGTGCCACCAATTTAGACAAAGTTTCGGACAAGAATCCAGTTATTCAAAATACACGAAACTCTAATAAAATTCCTGGGGATATGTCACTGGCCGAAGCGGTCAGAGCCGACAATACGGTAAACGAATCATCCCCTGCGGATAACAATGACAAGCCAGTCTTACATTCCGGTTTGAAAAAGAGTAAAAGTACTTTAGGAATGATGTCTGTCACTAACGTCAGACAAAAGTCTGAAGATGATTTAGACAGGATGAAGGAAGAGGCGGACGCGTTAGTGGCAAAACTAATGGCTGATGAAGAAACCCACAAAGATCAACGATCCAGTGTTCCACCTTCAGCAAACAACCCAGTTCCCAGTATCGCGTCATCCACTCAGGAGAAATGGTTCTACCGAGACCCTCAAGGCGAAGTTCAGGGACCATTTTTGGCTAGCGAAATGTCAGAATGGTTCAAAGCTGGATACTTCAACGTTAATCTACTTGTAAGAAGAGCTTGCGATGAAAGGTATTCCATGCTTGGTGATCTCATCAAAATGTGGGGCAGAGTACCGTTCATGCCTGGTCCACCCGTACCACCTTTAAAG GTAACGGAACCAGTCGGAATTCCAGTGCCCGTCGCCATTCCTGGTGCCCTTCCAAAAGCTGGAATGGAGGATCCGTCGGTCTTGTATCAATACCAACAAATGTGTCTGCTTCAAAATCAACTTCTTTTCCGACATGTGCGTTTGGCAGTTATCAATAAGTTATCACAGTCTGAACAATGGGCTTCCATGAGTCCTGCAGACCAAAACCAATTAATACTCCAACACATGCTGCAGCAACCTGAGATGGCAGAAATATCCCGAATGACTGTCAATCCTTTTGTATCTACGCTCACTGCCCAACCAGCAAATCCTATAATGCAATTATTTACACAGATGCAACAG GCAAAAACTCAAACGGAGAATCATCTCCCGCCAACTATGCATCCGACGACGCCAACCCATCCTGGTACGATAGACCCCGTCCAACAACTTATGCAACAAATGAGAGGCATACAAAATTTACACGGCGTTCAGCAGCCCAACATGACACCTACCCCTGCCACCACGCCCGAAGACAATCCCATCAAATCGTTGCTGCGACAGCTCAGTGTTAACGGACACCCACAAGCCACACAAATCGAGTCTGTTTGGCCTCATCCCCCACCTCAAATGGCACCGCCTCAATTCGGCAATCCGAATTGGCAATCCCAG ATGGGCCCTATTCCTGCCATGCCCCCTGGCCAATTGCCTAATTCACTTTGGGATCTACATACTAAAGAAATGAAGACTGAACAACAGATACTA GAGGAGCAAAAACTTAAAATacaagaggagaaaaagaaagagcaaCTCAAGAAACAGGAAGAATTGAAAAGACAAGCGGAAGAAGAAAGCGCTAAGAGGAAACAAGATGAAGAGACGGAGAAAGCAAGATTGGCTGAAGAGGCCGCAAAGCGTACggaggaggagagaaaaaagaaagaagaagagaaaaaacgaaaggagGAAGAGAAGCGCAAGCAAGAGGAAGAActaaagaagaaggaggagaaaaagcgtaaagaggaggagagaaagcgggaggaaaaaagaaaacaagatgAGGAAAATAACCGTAAAAAACaagaggaagagaagagaaagagggaagAGGCTAAAAGACAAGaagagaaacaaagaaaagaagaagagaagagaaaaaagttggaagaagaacaaaaacgtgaagaagaagaacgaatTAG GAAAGAAGAGGAGGCGCGCAGAAAGACAGAAGCCGAAGAGCAAGCAAAGCGAGCCGAGCAACGGAGACGGGAGGCAGAGGCACTTAGGAAATTGCAAGAACGCAGCAAGGCTCCTTGGGCTCAGACACCTCACGCTCCAGCTCCGTCTTCTCACGCGTCCCTTGCTGAGATACAAAGGCTTGAACGAGAAAAGAAGGCT GAAGAATTAAGAGTACAGCAACTGTTGCAACAACAAATGGCACAGCAAAGAGCTGCAGAAGTGGCCCAGGATGCGGCAACGGCAGAAATATCAAAAGGTCTGCAACTGAAATGGGCAGAGAAAGCAGCGCCGGTCTCAAAACCAGTTGTCAAGAGTCTAGCTCAGATTCAACAAGAAGAGCAAGAGCGTCTCGCGAAG CAGCAAGAAAGGGAAAGGCAAGAAAAGGCTGCACAAAAGGAACCGGTAGTGCCACTACAAAGCGCCGGCATTTGGGGCACAGCTGCCCAGTCTTTGAACTGGACCAGTGCTACGAACGCTAACAACCAGGCCTGGTCTAATAGCACGGCTACCACTACTGGCGGTTTCTGGGATGATCCCATATCAGCAAAGACGAATCCAACGCCGAAACACTCTGCTAAACAATCGGCAACTAGCAAAGCCCCTGTAAATCCCGTTCAAcctcaacaacaacaacaacagcagcagcagcagcagcagcagcagcagcaacaacaacaacaacaacaaaataacaaacccaccaaaagtaaaaacaaaaaagaagggGAATTGGTGAAGAAACTCTTTGAACAAAATACTGCCAAGCCAGACGACTTCACTCAGTGGTGTAACAAAGCTTTGGGCGGCCTCCAAGCTTCTGTCGATA
- the LOC124408440 gene encoding GRB10-interacting GYF protein 2 isoform X3, with protein sequence MTDSMKFGPEWLRNLSGDGCNTGGGGGGPSILTTPRYQLAEHRYGREEMLALFDRNYKAPEPLVSFPALYIIQAQQPLALTPMTEEEAVNMRSWNSGLTNNVGRGRGGSVDRGGRGRGGRGGIYPSHYSRGVIFDEPGDGPRTEPQPFPGRTRPFDRSQSERGWSERNGGPEPGDWNGSTSPRKELGRGGSGGSFMEGNWRRHRAGEDDDGWRVAPSSRGERWGRGSWRDGGGSERGDRLDRPEGVEGEEVKSGTRWEPRASHRSSHDLSHHPPTRTLRTWEPNHHDNHDNLPEWSYSCRATENPSESGGSFDASGAFHGGMYSDDDEDGIISAGGNRESRIRHMSEGNNLSNSKPPSKPLPINHGQTPQNSNRRANITASSTGIRERPKSLQPFEDKESPEEQDKRSVSPSKPLPTQSNTPLKGSPPVVNSLPRKVQSATNLDKVSDKNPVIQNTRNSNKIPGDMSLAEAVRADNTVNESSPADNNDKPVLHSGLKKSKSTLGMMSVTNVRQKSEDDLDRMKEEADALVAKLMADEETHKDQRSSVPPSANNPVPSIASSTQEKWFYRDPQGEVQGPFLASEMSEWFKAGYFNVNLLVRRACDERYSMLGDLIKMWGRVPFMPGPPVPPLKVTEPVGIPVPVAIPGALPKAGMEDPSVLYQYQQMCLLQNQLLFRHVRLAVINKLSQSEQWASMSPADQNQLILQHMLQQPEMAEISRMTVNPFVSTLTAQPANPIMQLFTQMQQAKTQTENHLPPTMHPTTPTHPGTIDPVQQLMQQMRGIQNLHGVQQPNMTPTPATTPEDNPIKSLLRQLSVNGHPQATQIESVWPHPPPQMAPPQFGNPNWQSQMGPIPAMPPGQLPNSLWDLHTKEMKTEQQILEEQKLKIQEEKKKEQLKKQEELKRQAEEESAKRKQDEETEKARLAEEAAKRTEEERKKKEEEKKRKEEEKRKQEEELKKKEEKKRKEEERKREEKRKQDEENNRKKQEEEKRKREEAKRQEEKQRKEEEKRKKLEEEQKREEEERIRKEEEARRKTEAEEQAKRAEQRRREAEALRKLQERSKAPWAQTPHAPAPSSHASLAEIQRLEREKKAEELRVQQLLQQQMAQQRAAEVAQDAATAEISKGLQLKWAEKAAPVSKPVVKSLAQIQQEEQERLAKQQERERQEKAAQKEPVVPLQSAGIWGTAAQSLNWTSATNANNQAWSNSTATTTGGFWDDPISAKTNPTPKHSAKQSATSKAPVNPVQPQQQQQQQQQQQNNKPTKSKNKKEGELVKKLFEQNTAKPDDFTQWCNKALGGLQASVDIPTFVGFLRDIESAYEVKEYVRLYLGDNKQCSEFAKQFLEKRSKWRSAQRPHPQADDLCKPAPAVNPNATTTEFQEVKGKAKKPKKGKMYKVDSTILGFSVTAAPDRINVGDRDYGEGV encoded by the exons ATGACggattcaatgaaatttggtCCAGAATG GTTGCGCAACTTGTCAGGAGACGGTTGCAATACcggcgggggagggggaggaccTAGTATCCTGACCACCCCTCGCTACCAGCTGGCCGAGCATAGATACGGTCGAGAAGAGATGCTAGCTCTGTTTGACCGAAATTATAAAGCACCCGAACCTCTTGTCTCTTTCCCTGCCCTCTACATTATACAAGCTCAACAACCTCTGGCACTCACACCAATGACAGAAGAAGAGGCGGTAAATATG CGCTCCTGGAATAGTGGTTTAACAAACAATGTGGGCAGAGGAAGAGGGGGCAGCGTTGACCGAGGAGGACGAGGCAGAGGCGGGAGAGGTGGGATTTATCCATCTCACTACTCCCGAGGAGTCATTTTCGACGAGCCAGGCGATGGACCGAGAACTGAGCCACAACCTTTTCCG GGGAGAACTAGACCGTTCGACAGATCACAGAGTGAACGAGGTTGGTCGGAGAGAAATGGCGGACCCGAACCTGGAGACTGGAACGGTTCTACTAGTCCCAGAAAGGAATTGGGACGAGGTGGAAGCGGCGGGTCGTTCATGGAAGGGAACTGGCGACGGCATCGTGCTGGCGAAGACGACGATGGATGGAGAGTGGCTCCTAGTAGTCGTGGTGAAAGATGGG GTAGAGGCAGTTGGCGTGATGGCGGTGGTTCCGAGAGGGGCGATCGATTGGATCGACCTGAGGGTGTGGAGGGAGAAGAAGTGAAAAGTGGTACACGTTGGGAGCCCAGGGCTAGCCATAGGTCCTCTCACGACTTGTCTCATCATCCACCGACTCGAACTCTTCGAACTTGGGAGCCTAACCATCACGATAACCATGACAACCTACCTGAGTG GTCTTACTCTTGCAGGGCAACGGAGAATCCTAGCGAGAGTGGGGGCAGCTTCGACGCATCGGGAGCATTTCACGGAGGGATGTATTCAGATGATGACGAAGATGGGATAATTAGCGCGGGCGGTAATCGAGAATCTAGGATCCGCCACATGTCAGAAGGAAATAATTTAAGCAACTCTAAACCACCCTCGAAACCCTTGCCTATTAACCATGGACAAACTCCCCAAAATTCCAATCGTCGTGCTAACATAACTGCCAGTAGTACTGGGATTAGAGAGCGACCAAAATCCCTTCAACCCTTTGAGGACAAAGAGAGTCCCGAAGAGCAGGATAAACGTAGCGTATCACCCTCGAAACCACTGCCTACTCAAAGTAATACTCCGTTGAAAGGTTCACCACCTGTGGTTAACTCGTTACCAAGAAAAGTTCAAAGTGCCACCAATTTAGACAAAGTTTCGGACAAGAATCCAGTTATTCAAAATACACGAAACTCTAATAAAATTCCTGGGGATATGTCACTGGCCGAAGCGGTCAGAGCCGACAATACGGTAAACGAATCATCCCCTGCGGATAACAATGACAAGCCAGTCTTACATTCCGGTTTGAAAAAGAGTAAAAGTACTTTAGGAATGATGTCTGTCACTAACGTCAGACAAAAGTCTGAAGATGATTTAGACAGGATGAAGGAAGAGGCGGACGCGTTAGTGGCAAAACTAATGGCTGATGAAGAAACCCACAAAGATCAACGATCCAGTGTTCCACCTTCAGCAAACAACCCAGTTCCCAGTATCGCGTCATCCACTCAGGAGAAATGGTTCTACCGAGACCCTCAAGGCGAAGTTCAGGGACCATTTTTGGCTAGCGAAATGTCAGAATGGTTCAAAGCTGGATACTTCAACGTTAATCTACTTGTAAGAAGAGCTTGCGATGAAAGGTATTCCATGCTTGGTGATCTCATCAAAATGTGGGGCAGAGTACCGTTCATGCCTGGTCCACCCGTACCACCTTTAAAG GTAACGGAACCAGTCGGAATTCCAGTGCCCGTCGCCATTCCTGGTGCCCTTCCAAAAGCTGGAATGGAGGATCCGTCGGTCTTGTATCAATACCAACAAATGTGTCTGCTTCAAAATCAACTTCTTTTCCGACATGTGCGTTTGGCAGTTATCAATAAGTTATCACAGTCTGAACAATGGGCTTCCATGAGTCCTGCAGACCAAAACCAATTAATACTCCAACACATGCTGCAGCAACCTGAGATGGCAGAAATATCCCGAATGACTGTCAATCCTTTTGTATCTACGCTCACTGCCCAACCAGCAAATCCTATAATGCAATTATTTACACAGATGCAACAG GCAAAAACTCAAACGGAGAATCATCTCCCGCCAACTATGCATCCGACGACGCCAACCCATCCTGGTACGATAGACCCCGTCCAACAACTTATGCAACAAATGAGAGGCATACAAAATTTACACGGCGTTCAGCAGCCCAACATGACACCTACCCCTGCCACCACGCCCGAAGACAATCCCATCAAATCGTTGCTGCGACAGCTCAGTGTTAACGGACACCCACAAGCCACACAAATCGAGTCTGTTTGGCCTCATCCCCCACCTCAAATGGCACCGCCTCAATTCGGCAATCCGAATTGGCAATCCCAG ATGGGCCCTATTCCTGCCATGCCCCCTGGCCAATTGCCTAATTCACTTTGGGATCTACATACTAAAGAAATGAAGACTGAACAACAGATACTA GAGGAGCAAAAACTTAAAATacaagaggagaaaaagaaagagcaaCTCAAGAAACAGGAAGAATTGAAAAGACAAGCGGAAGAAGAAAGCGCTAAGAGGAAACAAGATGAAGAGACGGAGAAAGCAAGATTGGCTGAAGAGGCCGCAAAGCGTACggaggaggagagaaaaaagaaagaagaagagaaaaaacgaaaggagGAAGAGAAGCGCAAGCAAGAGGAAGAActaaagaagaaggaggagaaaaagcgtaaagaggaggagagaaagcgggaggaaaaaagaaaacaagatgAGGAAAATAACCGTAAAAAACaagaggaagagaagagaaagagggaagAGGCTAAAAGACAAGaagagaaacaaagaaaagaagaagagaagagaaaaaagttggaagaagaacaaaaacgtgaagaagaagaacgaatTAG GAAAGAAGAGGAGGCGCGCAGAAAGACAGAAGCCGAAGAGCAAGCAAAGCGAGCCGAGCAACGGAGACGGGAGGCAGAGGCACTTAGGAAATTGCAAGAACGCAGCAAGGCTCCTTGGGCTCAGACACCTCACGCTCCAGCTCCGTCTTCTCACGCGTCCCTTGCTGAGATACAAAGGCTTGAACGAGAAAAGAAGGCT GAAGAATTAAGAGTACAGCAACTGTTGCAACAACAAATGGCACAGCAAAGAGCTGCAGAAGTGGCCCAGGATGCGGCAACGGCAGAAATATCAAAAGGTCTGCAACTGAAATGGGCAGAGAAAGCAGCGCCGGTCTCAAAACCAGTTGTCAAGAGTCTAGCTCAGATTCAACAAGAAGAGCAAGAGCGTCTCGCGAAG CAGCAAGAAAGGGAAAGGCAAGAAAAGGCTGCACAAAAGGAACCGGTAGTGCCACTACAAAGCGCCGGCATTTGGGGCACAGCTGCCCAGTCTTTGAACTGGACCAGTGCTACGAACGCTAACAACCAGGCCTGGTCTAATAGCACGGCTACCACTACTGGCGGTTTCTGGGATGATCCCATATCAGCAAAGACGAATCCAACGCCGAAACACTCTGCTAAACAATCGGCAACTAGCAAAGCCCCTGTAAATCCCGTTCAAcctcaacaacaacaacaacagcagcagcag caacaaaataacaaacccaccaaaagtaaaaacaaaaaagaagggGAATTGGTGAAGAAACTCTTTGAACAAAATACTGCCAAGCCAGACGACTTCACTCAGTGGTGTAACAAAGCTTTGGGCGGCCTCCAAGCTTCTGTCGATA